The Terrirubrum flagellatum nucleotide sequence CGGCGCCCGTGATCCGCGCGATTCTGGAGCGCGGCATTCCGACTTTCGGCATCTGTCTCGGCCACCAGATGATGGCGCTCGCGATCGGCGCCTCCACACACAAGATGCATCAGGGCCATCACGGCGCGAACCATCCGGTGAAGGAGCATGCGACGGGGAAGGTCGAGATCGTCTCGATGAATCACGGCTTCGCCGTCGACCCAAAGACGCTGCCCGCCAATGCGAAGGAGACGCACGTCTCGCTGTTCGACGGCTCGAACTGCGGCATCGCGCTGACCGATCGGCCGGCGTTTTCCGTGCAGCATCACCCCGAGGCGTCGCCCGGCCCGCGCGACAGCCATTACCTCTTCGACCGTTTCGTCGAGATGATGGACAAGGCGAAAGAGAAGAAGGCGGCGTGAAGCTTCGCGGCGCGGCCGGCGGTTTGCGCGGCCGCATTCAAGCGAACGTCATGGAAGGCGATTAGCGAAGACGGATTCGACCGTTTTCCGGAGTCTTCCCGTGCTTTCGACAACCAGCCTGCCCGTGCTTGGCGCCGCGCTTCCCCTCGATGGTCTGGCGCAGCATCGCGATTGGATTCTCGAGAAGCAGCGCGATCTGGAAATCCAGGATTTCTTTCGCGCCGAAGTGCTCGACGGCGACTGGCGGGAGACCGCGCGCAGCATTCGCAACCTGCTCGACGGCTATACTGGCCGGCTCGGCATCCACGGGCCGTTCTGGGGCTTCAAGATCGACAGCCAGGACCCGCTCATCCGCGAGGTGGTGGCCAAGCGCTTCCAGCAGGGGCTCGACGCCTGCGAGGCGATCGGGGCGACGCAGATGGTGATCCATTCGCCCTGCACCACCTGGGAATACAACAACAACCCGATCAATCCCGGCGGCGTCGAGGCCCAGATCGAGCGCGTGCATCAGACGATTGGCGAGGTGGTCAAGCGGGC carries:
- a CDS encoding sugar phosphate isomerase/epimerase family protein, whose protein sequence is MLSTTSLPVLGAALPLDGLAQHRDWILEKQRDLEIQDFFRAEVLDGDWRETARSIRNLLDGYTGRLGIHGPFWGFKIDSQDPLIREVVAKRFQQGLDACEAIGATQMVIHSPCTTWEYNNNPINPGGVEAQIERVHQTIGEVVKRAKRLGVELVIENIEDKDPAMRVAMAASFGEGVVKVSIDTGHAHYAHVSTGAPPVDYYVTAAGNALAHVHLQDGEGYSDRHWAPGEGTINWQGVFRALSGLSSNPRLIIEIKDKTAVQKAAAYLAGLGLAQ